The following proteins come from a genomic window of Pichia kudriavzevii chromosome 1, complete sequence:
- a CDS encoding uncharacterized protein (PKUD0A07060; similar to Saccharomyces cerevisiae YBR252W (DUT1); ancestral locus Anc_7.173), giving the protein MKDNKKKKKKSKRVSNFVNNVQGGYYYIYIYIYVYSHICIRTCTCVCIYYLFKRYTVAPIPVLYSPAIIDPSKKKEMSLGVRLLSATAKAPTRGSPLSAGYDVYASEACVIPANGRALVSTGVAVVCPQDTYARVAPRSGLAVKHGIATGAGVVDADYRGEVKVLLFNHSQQDFTVSCGDRIAQLVLEKIATPQVHVLDDAEWIQLSQTERGAGGFGSTGTN; this is encoded by the coding sequence ATGAaagacaacaaaaaaaaaaaaaaaaaatcaaaacgCGTCTCCAATTTTGTGAATAATGTGCAAGGTGGTTAttattatatatatatatatatatatgtatatagTCATATATGTATACGTACATGTACATGTGTGTGTATATATTATCTCTTTAAGAGATACACTGTTGCACCAATACCTGTCCTCTATAGTCCCGCCATTATTGatccatcaaaaaaaaaagaaatgagTTTAGGAGTACGTTTACTGTCCGCCACAGCTAAGGCACCTACAAGAGGCTCTCCATTAAGTGCCGGTTACGACGTTTATGCCAGTGAGGCCTGTGTCATCCCGGCAAACGGCCGTGCCCTTGTCTCTACAGGGGTTGCCGTAGTGTGTCCACAAGACACCTATGCCAGAGTGGCTCCACGGTCCGGTTTGGCTGTCAAACACGGCATTGCAACAGGTGCAGGTGTGGTGGACGCCGATTACAGAGGTGAAGTAAAGGTGCTGCTCTTCAACCATTCTCAACAAGATTTCACAGTCTCTTGTGGTGATCGTATTGCCCAGCTGGTCCTTGAGAAAATTGCCACTCCACAAGTCCATGTCCTTGATGATGCCGAATGGATTCAACTCTCCCAAACAGAGAGAGGCGCTGGCGGTTTCGGTTCTACAGGCACAAACTAA